In the Colletotrichum lupini chromosome 1, complete sequence genome, one interval contains:
- a CDS encoding cytidine and deoxycytidylate deaminase zinc-binding region, which yields MSRIWKYLRRRRHNPNVPSAKWSLLGPDWLRRGAGSLCLTTPGLLGSSLSNRSPNFLMLHFGPGRTLIFKSLGYIRLEFIYRWKAEAETDTNAETLRTRYLDPPISGSNNIWRISRYLGKYRCTSTCLLNRRKALCTAHNLSRQVTENQVCLQGCKRVKGRKEINKAARGWKAEEQLKVQVGCLPFRAFQVSVPGHDFIRPGSAFQSSFLRQCGPHHQVASRDFLPLGSASRYYMSAPHFGPKATSQPPSSRPYQLRKGGRTAGDRGHDAISLFLKKELGVPPTSTASDWTIHPRHYITPQETIVELLQSSCRLLIHTSLTARHSGTRQLSPESRLWRDAPPNIPTKTPVPAFSAQILEGRSPVKMLAVERASLPAMASDRPDDQSEEKIEHTGPDVIQPHALIDHLLPQQLGRGVLIPLKTTLEIRQDHTIVQALITRAPSTSTNNVVNLIRSMLPEGVANNLPHLRRCAKPADIPAHLKTQFMNDSPEGRQVHTGKSTWIYIMLGEEKDFDKHDLVAKLGAIEGMDESVFLTKIPIPMVPPTSQVQAAMWTSQFWPTVYRKNNPLGPHPSMVGRSTETIKDETSLWMTLAHRVAFQAKKAGIGEPMGAVIVQREGGKSHLVAVAGDARWHQEPNRSGTGNPMGHCVLRAISMVAQKLVRHERRAAGRSHVPAILEYDTFQDLPLLEDELTVHEDEHPNADGYLCHGMEMYLTHEPCVQCSMAILHSRMGKVVFAQRMPLTGGMCSEDRGHGHPELENCGGGEGLGLFWRRELNWSLLAWEWESSDCSPWDFTTIPWCLWSGNRPRPEQSLCAGMPTIVEVDGSLDALVSIHPVLQALRQLVGGFCALHFTYCIWLRNWLEGLAEGLDSPFSSRGMSDGMREIRESSDGNFSNAQATCIKSSSSIVALCNGHDICARDFKLFGQKLWTNFIPELLPGDIRNGCRDTLQLHASFLNERVDMPADKSRKRKADKDLQRYYAVRVGLRPGVYLTWLECQKQTAHQKGAIYKSFFTREEAQAFVEGKFVPAPAGEKPAPPRYYAVARGHFTGIFVNDWDTVSLAIKDAKGPKYKRFDTYTGALEFIREWGNEETIAGAEAGALNAGIKVLPRKPATSAATKATKVKKENDDGVEEEMEKESEDDSVKPEVLNLPQIYIDGATAGNGTPSARGGVGVYFGPNDARNISEPLEGEPQTNQRAELTAVLRALEYTSVTQDVQIWTDSAYAKNCVTRDCKKWMANGWKTLKGSVKNQDLIKAIIDHLNRREAAGTITSIDWVKAHTTEEDPTSVGNRAADELATAGSKLESDEDDYDPAKHAKSEGSTEGDLARQSTIPGQSSDPSHYGSAAAMRAMLNIAILVKGR from the exons ATGTCACGAATCTGGAAATACCTTAGACGTCGCAGGCACAATCCAAACGTCCCGTCGGCGAAGTGGTCACTGCTAGGACCGGACTGGCTACGCCGAGGTGC GGGCTCTCTGTGCCTGACAACGCCTGGCCTACTGGGATCCAGTCTGTCAAATAGATCGCCAAATTTTCTGATGCTTCACTTCG GACCCGGCAGAACATTGATCTTCAAGTCTTTGGGTTACATCCGTCTTGAATTCATCTATAGATGGAAAGCTGAGGCTGAGACTGATACCAACGCTGAGACTCTCCGAACGAGATATTTGGATCCGCCAATCAGCGGTTCCAATAATATCTGGCGCATTTCCAGATATCTTGGCAAATATCGTTGCACCTCAACTTGCCTCCTGAATCGACGGAAGGCTTTGTGCACCGCACACAATCTTTCTAGACAAGTGACCGAGAATCAAGTTTGTCTACAAGGCTGCAAAAGAGTCAAAGGACGGAAGGAGATAAACAAAGCAGCTCGGGGCTGGAA AGCAGAAGAGCAGCTGAAGGTGCAGGTCGGGTGCCTTCCTTTCCGCGCCTTCCAGGTCAGTGTCCCGGGTCACGATTTCATTCGTCCTGGCTCTGCCTTCCAAAGTAGCTTCCTGAGGCAGTGTGGGCCCCATCATCAAGTTGCTTCTCGTGACTTCCTTCCGCTGGGTTCTGCTTCAAGGTACTACATGAGTGCACCTCACTTTGGACCAAAAGCAACTTCGCAGCCTCCTTCATCTCGTCCATACCAACTGCG GAAGGGGGGTAGAACAGCTGGAGATCGAGGACACGACGCCATATCTCTCTTTCTCAAGAAGGAACTAGGTGTGCCACCTACATCAACC GCTTCTGACTGGACTATTCACCCAAGGCACTACATTACTCCTCAGGAAACCATCGTGGAGCTACTTCAGTCGTCCTGTCGTCTGTTGATCCACACGTCGCTCACAGCACGCCACAGCGGTACACGGCAGCTATCTCC TGAGTCACGGCTTTGGCGTGACGCACCCCCAAATATACCGACTAAAACACCAGTTCCTGCTTTTTCTGCCCAAATCTTGGAAGGGAGATCACCAGTCAAGATGCTCGCTGTCGAACGCGCCTCGCTGCCGGCTATGGCCTCTGATAGGCCTGACGATCAATCTGAGGAAAAGATCGAGCACACTGGACCTGATGTCATCCAGCCCCATGCTCTCATCGACCACCTGCTTCCACAACAACTTGGCCGAGGAGTGCTTATTCCTCTGAAGACGACTTTGGAAATCCGACAAGACCACACCATTGTTCAGGCTTTGATCACGAGGGCTCCATCTACGTCTACTAACAATGTCGTCAA TCTGATCCGCTCGATGCTCCCTGAAGGCGTGGCTAACAACTTGCCTCACTTGCGAAGATGTGCGAAGCCAGCGGATATCCCGGCTCATCTCAAAACACAGTTCATGAACGACTCCCCCGAAGGCCGCCAAGTCCACACGGGTAAATCCACCTGGATCTACATCATGCTTGGTGAAGAGAAAGACTTCGATAAGCACGACTTGGTCGCAAAGCTGGGAGCCATCGAAGGAATGGATGAGAGCGTCTTCCTCACCAAGATTCCGATTCCCATGGTACCGCCTACTTCTCAGGTGCAGGCAGCTATGTGGACCTCGCAGTTCTGGCCTACGGTGTATAGAAAGAACAACCCTCTTGGACCGCACCCTAGCATGGTGGGACGATCAACGGAAACTATCAAGGATGAGACATCTCTGTGGATGACCTTGGCCCATCGCGTCGCCTTCCAGGCAAAGAAGGCGGGTATCGGTGAACCCATGGGTGCCGTCATCGTCCAGCGCGAAGGGGGAAAATCCCACCTCGTAGCGGTTGCCGGAGATGCTCGTTGGCACCAGGAGCCCAATAGAAGCGGTACCGGCAACCCCATGGGTCACTGCGTGCTCAGAGCTATCAGCATGGTGGCGCAGAAGCTTGTGCGACACGAGAGACGTGCAGCCGGCCGCTCCCACGTGCCGGCTATCCTTGAATACGACACTTTTCAAGATCTTCCGCTCTTGGAAGACGAGCTTACGGTCCATGAAGACGAGCATCCCAACGCGGACGGCTACCTGTGCCACGGTATGGAGATGTACTTAACTCACGAGCCTTGCGTCCAATGCTCGATGGCTATCCTTCACTCGCGGATGGGCAAGGTCGTCTTCGCTCAACGCATGCCACTTACTGGGGGCATGTGCTCGGAAGATCGAGGACATGGCCATCCCGAGCTGGAGAACTGCGGTGGAGGCGAGGGTCTTGGCCTCTTCTGGAGACGTGAGCTGAACTGGAGCTTGTTGGCGTGGGAGTGGGAATCGAGCGACTGC TCCCCATGGGACTTTACGACGATACCTTGGTGCTTATGGTCGGGAAACCGGCCTAGGCCAGAACAGTCTTTGTGTGCCGGGATGCCAACGATTGTGGAAGTTGACGGTAGTCTCGATGCATTAGTATCGATACACCCTGTACTCCAAGCTCTGAGGCAGCTGGTAGGCGGCTTTTGCGCTTTACATTTTACCTACTGTATTTGGTTGAGAAATTGGTTGGAAGGGCTAGCAGAGGGTTTAGATAGTCCTTTCAGCTCCCGTGGAATGTCTGACGGGATGAGGGAGATTCGAGAGTCGT CAGACGGCAACTTTAGCAATGCCCAAGCAACTTGTATCAAGTCTTCATCGTCCATAGTTGCT CTTTGTAACGGCCACGACATATGCGCTCGCGACTTCAAGCTCTTTGGACAAAAGCTGTGGACGAACTTCATCCCCGAGCTTCT ACCGGGCGACATCCGCAACGGCTGCCGTGACACCCTACAGCTTCACGCAAGCTTCCTGAACGAGCGCGTCGACATGCCTGCGGACAAATCGAGGAAGCGCAAGGCGGACAAGGACCTGCAGAGATACTACGCTGTGCGTGTCGGTCTCCGGCCAGGTGTATATTTGACTTGGCTCGAATGCCAGAAGCAGACTGCTCATCAAAAAGGAGCAATAT ACAAGTCTTTCTTCACACGCGAAGAGGCTCAGGCTTTTGTGGAAGGAAAGTTCGTACCAGCGCCAGCCGGGGAAAAGCCCGCTCCTCCGAGATACTATGCCGTCGCGCGTGGTCATTTCACGGGCATCTTCGTCAACGACTGGGATACGGTTTCCCTAGCGATCAAGGATGCCAAAGGgcctaaatataagagattcgaCACATACACCGGCGCGTTGGAGTTCATTAGGGAATGGGGCAATGAGGAAACGATTGCCGGTGCTGAGGCCGGCGCCCTGAATGCGGGTATCAAGGTTCTGCCGAGGAAGCCAGCCACCAGCGCCGCAACGAAGGCCACGAAGGTGAAGAAGGAGAACGATGATGGGGTGGAGGAGGAAATGGAGAAGGAATCTGAAGACGATTCCGTGAAACCGGAGGTACTGAACTTGCCGCAAATCTATATCGACGGAGCTACGGCGGGCAACGGTACTCCCTCTGCCAGGGGCGGCGTAGGCGTCTACTTCGGACCCAACGATGCAAG GAACATATCTGAACCCCTCGAAGGTGAACCACAAACGAATCAGCGAGCAGAACTTACCGCCGTCCTTCGAGCACTCGAGTACACCTCGGTCACGCAGGATGTCCAAATCTGGACGGATAGCGCATACGCAAAGAACTGCGTCACTCGCGACTGCAAGAAGTGGATGGCCAACGGCTGGAAGACTTTGAAAGGATCCGTCAAAAACCAGGACTTGATCAAGGCAATAATCGATCATCTCAACAGACGAGAGGCTGCAGGGACAATAACGAGCATCGACTGGGTGAAGGCTCACACCACAGAGGAAGACCCAACATCTGTAGGCAACAGGGCTGCGGATGAGCTCGCCACGGCCG GCTCGAAATTAGAGTCGGATGAGGATGATTATGATCCTGCAAAGCACGC TAAGTCGGAGGGGTCAACAGAGGGCGACCTTGCGCGCCAATCGACGATACCCGGACAAAGCTCCGACCCCTCGCACTACGGGTCTGCAGCAGCGATGCGGGCGATGTTGAATATTGCCATACTTGTGAAGGGTCGTTGA